In Acaryochloris marina S15, the genomic window CCAAGGCCATTGTTTGGCGGGCAGTCTGGGTGGGCAGAACCCTATCCACACTCCGAATTCGATGGCTCGTATCTTTGCCGTATGCTGTCTCCACCAAAACAGGAGAACAGAACTTCTCTAATCCTTTGCGAATGCGCTCTAGGGTTGCTGGCCTCAGTGGTCGCTTGCGATTGCCCACCTTGGTGCTGGGATAGCTCCAGTCAATCGCGGTATAGGCTGGGGTATAGTATGGCTCCACGACCTGGGCACAACGGGGGCAGCGGTATACGTACTGATTGCGCTTGCCATAGCGACCCCACTTTTTAAATGGGGTTTTCCAAGACTGGATGGCCTCGACCTCGCCACATTCAGAGCATTGGGCCAGGGGAGTAAAGCTAAGGCTGGGCTTTGGGTTACCGTGCCTCCAGAAGACTATGTAAACACGATCTCTACTTTGAGGGCAGGAAGAAAACATGCTGTTGAAGAACACTGCCTCATGGTCATACCCCAGCGTGTGCATGGCATTGAGCCAGCTATCGAACAGCGTCCAATGACGGACCTCAACAACGTTCTCGACGATGACGAAATTGTACCGATGAAGCTCTGAAAATCTGACGATATCCCACATAGTAGCCCTCGACTTTTCTTCAGCCGGATCAATAGTTTGTGGGTTGAATAAGTCCATCTGGCCCAGGTTCTTGCGTCTTTTTCCTTTCGCAATCGTATGGTTTGTACACTCGGGCGAACTCAGCAAAATATCCGTACTGGGATAGCGACGAGGGTCGCAAGCACTGATGTCACAACAGTCATGATTAGTGTTGGGGAAGTTGGTATTGTGGGTTTCCACCGCTTTAGCCCAGTGGTTAATCGCCATCACAATCTCGCAACCTGCTTGGGAAGCACCACTGCTCGAACCACCACACCCAGCAAATTGGTCGGTGACTGTGATGTAAGATTTCTTCTTCATGTCTAATCTCCTTAAGTCGGTCCTGCGCTCTCCCCAAATGCCCCAGCAGGCAGGGTCCAGGTATTCGGGTCAATGAGGATCGGGGCTGTGTATTCATTGCTCAGGGCTAACCGGAGCTGATCAGGATTCTGGTGGATGGCAGCGTAAGCCGTTCCCTTATCGGCCATGTCTGGGATGGAAAGCTTGTTGTCGATGGTGTGTTGAAACTCTTGCTCGTACTGGTGCAACCGCTTTGTGCGCTCTGGCGAGATGGCCGCATTAGAAGCCCACTGATTAGGTGAGCCGAAAATGCAGAACTGACAGCTCAGCCGACCCCAGTCGAGGTAGTAGGCAGGATGTGCCAGGACTCCCCAGCGCTGAATCATCTCCCAGACTTGCTCACTCGTATATGAGTGGACGGGTCGCCAGTGGTCAATATGTCGCCTGAGTTTAGGGCTGTCCCGCCTATCAGTCCGGTGTGGCTCGAAGCTCTGGTACTTTGCTCTGGCTGCGCTCTCCTGTGCCCGCTCTCCGGTTACCACCAGAGTTCGAGCATGGTTGAACCGGGATTGGTTGGCAATGGCGGTGCTGAGAACATCAATCTTCAGATAGGAAGAACACCACCGAGTCTTGAGATCAGCGGTCTTTGCTGGGAACTTGCACCGAGTTCCGGGCTTGCCTTGCCCCCCAGATATTTGCTCACCATTAGGAGTCTGGAAGTGTGTGGGTGCTTTGGGTTGGTCCTTGCGGCACATCTCGCGTTCTAGCCCACCTTCTAGCCAACTCATATAAATGGGAAGGCCGAAGGCTTGGGCAAACTTGCGGCAATAGCTCTCGGTGACAGGCCAGTCGAAAAGGTTGTGGCCCATTGAATCGACCAAATGATGATGCAATTCAATCCTGTCTTTGGGTACGCCCAACTCCAGTAGTCGCAACAGACAGCAGATAGAGTCCTTACCACCGGAGAAGGCAACGAGAATGCGATCATAGGTGGACAAATCGGGGAGGGTCGAGGCACCGGGCACCTGGAAAGGCAAGGCCATTTGGGTAGCACTCATGATTCTGGACCTAACAACACAATCTGAGTCGAACGGCGGGGCGTAAATCCGTGATTCTGACACGACTTGGCAAACTTCTTTATTTTTATAGAGGGATAATTAGTTCTAGGCTGGCATTATCACCTCCACAACTTGCTCGACAGATTGGCCTTGTTCAAAGAGTGATTGACAAAACTGTACGAGCGGATGCAAAACCTCACGAGTCAATCCGTAGAGCTTCTGGCCAATGCTTGGCGTTTTACTTGCAAAGCTAAATTTTTCAGATGTTCCCCCAGCGACAGGCGCATCCTGGAGCAACGACTGCGCCAGACAACTTAAAGCGATGTGGCGTTTGACCGCATCCTCGTTGCGTAGCTGAGCCGATTCCAGGCCACAGATGCCTTTGGTAAACTCATGAAAAACTTCACAGGGCCAGCGATAGCTCCAGGTGATGGCAATGCGCGAGACATCCCAGTGCAGCGCGTCAGTCACTAAAAAGCGAGGGGTATCATTCAAATCCTCCGTTTCATGAACAATGACAATCCGTTTGCGTCCGATTTTTTTGAGGCGTACGACTTTGCTAAAGGCCCAAATCTCCTTCACTTCGCCATTGCGTTGATGAATGCGGTAGTGCCGAAACGACTGGCCAGAGGTGCTACGAAGTTGTTGAGCCACTGCGTCAATGCGAGTCCATTGGTTGAACCAAAGCACGGAACGATTACACGCCAGCTCACTCACCCAATGCTTGCCGAATCCTTCAATGACGGTCGTTAAGTCCGCTGCGCATACGCCTGCATCAAAAGCATAATCCGCTGTCGGAAACTGCCCTTCCCCTTCAATTTGCTCAATCATGGCACTCAGCAGTTCCGTTCGCGTTTGATAGGCGTCACGATTATGCTGGTAGGCCACCAACTCACTCAATCGCTCCATCGCCGCTGCGATAGTTTCATACTCGCCTTGACGGGTCATCTTCAGATACTCCAGTTCTGCGGCTTCCCACTGGGCCGCTTGCACGGCGACGCCTATCCCATCTTGTCGCACTCGATTTGCCGCCACTGCGGTCAGAATCGTCTGATAACAGCTCATGCAATTATCAACATAATCGTACTGACGTTTGACCCCAAAAATCTGTTTGCTCCGTTCGTGATGTCCCAGTGTCCAATCTAGGCTAATCACTACACGTGCTCTGGGGTCATAATGCTGTGATACCTGTAGACGGTGGCGCACCATCAATGCCTCCTGCTCCCATGGCGATTCAAACACCCCGGCGTGCATTGCTCGACGACCTGAAAGGGGCTGCTCGGTTGTCGAGACAAACTGACTGTGAATCCCTTGCAATGTTTTGTTCTCACTGAGTAGTAAGCCACTGAGGTATCGGCTCACATGCTCAAATCCGGCTTGTCGAGGAAATAAGTCGCGGTAAGCGCTCATGCCCTGCTTAATCGTGTTGGGGATGCCGACAAAAGGAAGCATTGTTGACGTTGCTCATTACGCTACAAACCTGAAACAAGCATGACGCAACTAACACCATTAGCGACATAAATTGATGGCCTCAATGGGAAACTTTGCCAAGTCGTGATTCTGACTGAAGTGAAGTCTTTGCTCCACTTCCCTGATTTACTCTTGGCAATCATCAGAACGTGCTGCCGGGAGACTGTTGAGAACACCTTGAGACGGGCGCCATTTCGTCTCCTGAGCGTTCCGAGGAAGTACACGAGATGATTCTGAGGCGAGTAGACTAAATCGCGCATGAGAGTTTCCTCCAATATTTAGTTGGCTAATTGGGGTTGTGGCTCCCCTTAAACTTCGATATAGGTGACGGCAAACGCACCCTCAATATCTGCATTGCACTTTCTAAAGCAGTAGCAATCACTATCGATTTCTAGGGGATATTCCATCCAAAATCCTTGATGAACCTGTTGAGCTTCAGCAGGACAATCTGGAACAGATTCAGCGTTAACAGCTTGGATAAAAGGAACTGGATCGTGATGACCGATGGCATAGTAGCCAAACAGGTCACCGCTCCAATCACAACCCACTTCCCGCAGTTCTTGAATCTCAATCGAGGCTGTCAACGGTTTAAGGCACTGCATGATTTACCTCCTATTTGAGTGATGCGATTTTTTAGAAATTCGATAGTTGTTCAAAAGTTGATTCTTAGGCTGACATCGGCGTAGATAGCCACGTCTCACACCTGGGCCAGCACCTTCGATCCTGCCTCCGTCTGATCACCCTCATCCATCGTTTGAAGATTCTTCAGATATCCTGGGGTTGCTCGTATTCCTCGCTTGTGACCGCAGCTCTCACAAATCCAACGACAGTAGGGACGACCAGAGGATTTATGAATCAATACTTGGGATGCGATCGCAAACTTCAGTTGATGACAACTAAAGCAACGACGAACTAACGGCACCTCTAAGGGCCGCACAGATTTTTTGGAAAACATGATAAATTTTTCCTAGTAGTTTTAATTGGTTATTGGCTGAGGCGATTCTTCTAGTTGGGAATCGCCTTTTTCATTGATTCGATTGAGTCAAGACAGCCCTAACTACGGGGTTTCTGGTGCTTCCACTCCAGATAGGACTTGATGACATCGCAGTGGCAGGGCAAGGGAGCGCACCGTGATATGTTGTTCCTTGAGAAATGGAAATATGAATTACATAGTCCAAGGCGATTTTCAGGTATGGGAATCGCCTTTTTTCAAGGAATTTCTTGGTAGTCCTATGACTTGGGATGTTGGGAATGCTGTCAGAGTGGGAACCCTAAGCACATGTCTTATTCATTAGAATTCCAAAGGTAGCTTTCTGAGTTAGCTGCCTTTTTTGTTGCTCAAGCCAACCTCACACCAGGCAATCCAAGATTTCGCCAACTGGCAATCAGTGACATCATCAGGCACCCCTGCCCAGAACAGCTCGAAGGCTTGCTGAGC contains:
- the dcm gene encoding DNA (cytosine-5-)-methyltransferase, whose protein sequence is MKKKSYITVTDQFAGCGGSSSGASQAGCEIVMAINHWAKAVETHNTNFPNTNHDCCDISACDPRRYPSTDILLSSPECTNHTIAKGKRRKNLGQMDLFNPQTIDPAEEKSRATMWDIVRFSELHRYNFVIVENVVEVRHWTLFDSWLNAMHTLGYDHEAVFFNSMFSSCPQSRDRVYIVFWRHGNPKPSLSFTPLAQCSECGEVEAIQSWKTPFKKWGRYGKRNQYVYRCPRCAQVVEPYYTPAYTAIDWSYPSTKVGNRKRPLRPATLERIRKGLEKFCSPVLVETAYGKDTSHRIRSVDRVLPTQTARQTMALAMPFIVRNYTGAQAASIHDPLPTITTVDHNSLVQPFMVTLRNHNQAHSLEEPLGTVTAGGGHHGLVQPFLASYYSGSDQVCGVDKAIPTITAGDRHALVQPDRSISVEDCYFRMLQPHEIQAAMAFSQDYKVLGNKRERVKQLGNAVTPPVMQMIVQRCLDSLSSPHF
- a CDS encoding phosphoadenosine phosphosulfate reductase family protein encodes the protein MSATQMALPFQVPGASTLPDLSTYDRILVAFSGGKDSICCLLRLLELGVPKDRIELHHHLVDSMGHNLFDWPVTESYCRKFAQAFGLPIYMSWLEGGLEREMCRKDQPKAPTHFQTPNGEQISGGQGKPGTRCKFPAKTADLKTRWCSSYLKIDVLSTAIANQSRFNHARTLVVTGERAQESAARAKYQSFEPHRTDRRDSPKLRRHIDHWRPVHSYTSEQVWEMIQRWGVLAHPAYYLDWGRLSCQFCIFGSPNQWASNAAISPERTKRLHQYEQEFQHTIDNKLSIPDMADKGTAYAAIHQNPDQLRLALSNEYTAPILIDPNTWTLPAGAFGESAGPT
- a CDS encoding transposase, which encodes MLPFVGIPNTIKQGMSAYRDLFPRQAGFEHVSRYLSGLLLSENKTLQGIHSQFVSTTEQPLSGRRAMHAGVFESPWEQEALMVRHRLQVSQHYDPRARVVISLDWTLGHHERSKQIFGVKRQYDYVDNCMSCYQTILTAVAANRVRQDGIGVAVQAAQWEAAELEYLKMTRQGEYETIAAAMERLSELVAYQHNRDAYQTRTELLSAMIEQIEGEGQFPTADYAFDAGVCAADLTTVIEGFGKHWVSELACNRSVLWFNQWTRIDAVAQQLRSTSGQSFRHYRIHQRNGEVKEIWAFSKVVRLKKIGRKRIVIVHETEDLNDTPRFLVTDALHWDVSRIAITWSYRWPCEVFHEFTKGICGLESAQLRNEDAVKRHIALSCLAQSLLQDAPVAGGTSEKFSFASKTPSIGQKLYGLTREVLHPLVQFCQSLFEQGQSVEQVVEVIMPA